CTAAGTTTTCTTGCACCAAATCAGCATTCCTATCCAGAAGGTGAAGGTTAAAAAGGGTTACAAAGGTAAAAGATACTACACTCAATATGTAATACTTGAAACATGTCATCTTTGATAATATTCAAAACCATCATATATTAATCAGTTTCAGCCCAGCAGTGAATTTATTTGCCCTCAAAGCAGCGCGAGTTCCCGTTTCTTTATTTTAGGTTATGCAATTCTGTAAAGTTGTAATAGATTTACTTCTGCTCACATATATGGACAATTTGTGAATACCATAAAGTTTAATGTTTGTCTCAAACCATATAGTTTCCTCACATCAACATGCACAAAGCccacaaaatgacaaactacaaaactcttttcaattctttattttttagcaaAAGGTAAAGTTCACTCTTGCATTTTCTCAATGGTCTCCTCCTTGTATTTTCCCTTCTCCTTGCCATCTTGCCGAGACTTGGCTTTGCGTTCCAGGATCTTTTTGCGGTCTTTGTCAAGCTTCAGCCTCGTGATCACGACCTTTAACAAGAGATTCTCAGTTCTATTTGTACATGAACAATCAACATGTAGTCACAAAGTCTTTGTTGGGACTCATTTTCCCCAAACACATCAATGCGCCGATCATGTCAACTATTGGTGCCCAAAATTACAGACAAATCATGCATGACAAATAATGTACAAAACAATGTAAGCCAGGGGACCAGACAGTAATATTTTTAGATTGATAGTGGTccaaaatgtatattaatacatttctatATAGTACTATACAGTGACATTGGAGGATGCATTTCCCAAAACCTTTAGAGCCAGTTTCAAAGTCCCCAAAAAAACGAATTAGCACTAATTCTAAGTACTGAATTTGGGTGCACGACTAAGTTTTACTGATATCCAGGAGACCAGCTCTTAGAATAAAAAGGCCTGCACTGTAGAGCAACCATTACTTTCAACACAATGACACGTCACATTACACTGAAAGTTTTGTTTGTGATGGAACCTGTCACAGGACGGGATAAAAAAATATACTAAAAATCTGTACTGATTAGAAACTGATGCAGCATACTGTGATGCTAATAAGATCTTTGCAGCCAAATAGCTTCTGTATCTCAAGCCCCCACACAAAATGCCTTCAGATAAAGGCATGCCCATAGCCAGAATTGTGGTGTAATGTGAAACTGATTTATATGCCTTACACAAGTCCATCATTATTATACTAGAATTGGACTAAATCATCATAAGCTAAGCTGATAGCTACTCTCCTCTTCATAATTCTAGCCTGTCAGATACTGTGCATTAAGCAAGCACacattgtaaatgtattgttttatcCGTCACATTCCTGTTACTAGTCGACGAGATACAAAGGTGATGGAAGGTCCTGAAACCATGCGATGATGCCCATTTCATACGAATACAGGCAGCATGGGCAACGTTCACAGCTTGCCTAGCCTGAAATTAAGTTTACAACTTAGCCCACTGCAAATGAGTTACTCAATTTATCTTCAGTTTCTAGCGTAACCCAAAATTATCCCTGAAATCTGGTTATTGCACCAATTTCTCctaatcattatttttgtgtgaTTCTGTTGCCATCATCTACAAACATACATTAAGGTAATGCGTTGGACCCTACCACACACCAACTCTTGACCTACATTATACTGTTTGCTATAGCCCAACTCATCTTTACCAGGAAAAGCACTCATGTTATCTAAACAATTACCAACAAGATATATAAACTCGGATGCAGCAGTGGAACTAGCTATACTAAAATgttaacgggggggggggggggggggggctggtcAACTTTTGCACATCGACTAGCTCAGGCTTGCTCCCAGAATTTCATTTACAGATCTTCAACAAGACTGCCAcaaggagagtgagaggtggGAAGACACTGGCAATGTccatgtttgggtttttttaatctctGGATTAGACATGCATTTGAATAAGAAACTATGAGTTCATTCCTCAAAAGTGGCAACCAAAGCCCCACAATACCTATGCATGTATGCCTGTATATATTCATGTACCAGAACACAGACGAGAAGTCAGCTGCATAAGCAGGCGTTTCATACCTTGCTAGGGTGGATGCCAACATGGACTGTTGTGCCGTTTGCCTTCTCACGCTGCACACGCTCAATGTAGATGACGTACTTCTTCCTGTAGACCTGCACGACTTTGCCAATCTGCTGGCCCTTGTAGTGACCTCTGACAACCTGTTCacaacagtgcaaaacaaaagcacaagaGTTGTTAAACCTAATAACAGCACAGTTTTTTAGTTTTAGACAGTAACTGCATCCTCAATCGCCAGTGTCGAGATGTAAGCCAGGAGATTTTGTAGGTGCACAATGATACAATCCAACTGCAGTAATGGAGCTTCTTTCAATCCAGATGAAGCTATTCCTTGGGATACTGAACACTTTTCAGATACTTAAGCCAAGCCATCATTTTAAGACTGCACCCAATGCTAGTCTGAAACTACAGCTGACGCAAAGCATGGCCTTACCTGGACTTCATCGTCCTTGCGGATGGGCATGGACCTCACGTTGTACTTCTGGCGGAGTTCTTTGGAGAGAGGTGAGGACATAATTTTCCTGCGGATGTGTGAGGGGGCATTGAAGTGCCTCTTTCGGTTCTTACGCCGGGATGAGGTTACAAACGGGTTGATCTTCATGATGGCTACAAAGcccaaaagaaagaatgaataatCAGTCCACAAAAGAAAAGAGATAAAACAGAGTACACCAGGAAAGTTACTTGCACAAAGACTCAAATGATATAGTCCATGGTTAGCTATACACATGTAACCAAAACTTTACTATTTAGCCATACATTCTCAAGTTATAGCCAACAACGTCAAAAACGCCAGGTACGTAACAAGCAAGTACTTTACAATTACTGGCACTATTCTAAAGTACGGTCCTAACTAAAGATATTAGCACTACAGTGCACTGCTCCATTTAAAATACGTACAAACCATCTTTACAAGTAGCCAGTTAGCCCACTATAGCGTGAACGCAAGCACAAACGTGACCCGCACTAGCCAGAGAGAGCAGCTTTTCACCCTTACAGAACATAGGCACAGAATCCGTTTACATTCCACCTACAGCGTGTACATATTGGATGTCTGTGTTCGTAGAACAGAAACTAACTGGTCCATTTTATCACGAAGAACACTGTCAAGTGTGCAAACAGCAAGCTAGGTCTGGCCTTCGATGAATACATCGTTAATTGTCCCATTCACACAACTCATCCAGAAATACTATAGCCTTAATAATATGTGCGATATTCAGAATTATCAACTTGTGATTTGGACCAGAAGTACGTCCACATGAAGAGGATGGACAAAGATACATCTTAAACTGCACCACCAACAATTCTTAACCTACCGAATATGCCGCTATGGCCGCCGGAAAAGAGGCTTCAAAACTACTTCCGCTTGAATTAGTTGTGCCACAAATATCGCGATATCTTCGTTTCAACGTGATCTAAATGTTTCCCTTTGTATTAAAAGAGGCTGAGATTGAAAACAAATTcattgtattaatatttatgaaatcCCACTAATACTACAGTGGCTACTTCACATTTACTTCACATAGCTATATAGGTTTGCGAGTTGTATAGGTGAAATCTGTTTGGTTAATCTACGGCAAAGTTCAAACAAAATTGCTCATGAAATGAGATGCTTTCAGATGCAGCTCCGTGAACCGGAGGCATGCATCTGGCTCTGGGTTACGTGAAGTCTGAGAGGGCCAGAAGCTTTACAAATACTACTGCCCAGCACGGGGCTTCTGGCCTCTCAGGGGCTTTGCCCAACTGTAAATGAatggtaaaattatttttaaactatatctttgtgaagaaatgaaaattgttttaaaaaatgtcacaatCTAATTTATCTTCAGGgtaaaagaaagggaaaatccaaaagaaacatttaataactaaaaattatattaaaaaaataaagaaaaaagagataaaataaaaaaagtatgaaacaaaaatataccaaatttaaatacatttctattaGCCCATCATTTGGCTAAATGTAGGTCtataattacagaaataaatatattttaaactaatGAACCCCTTTCAATATTTcctatttaaaatgtcaaaaaagtaTCATATGGCAGCATAATTTTAAGGAGTGTTAAATGAGTAgacaataaaacacagacacattcctTACCATTTCTCAATGTGGTATAAATGTTAAAGTTTGCCCCCTTTTCTGAGTCCTTTAGCCTCATATAAGATGAAAGTTAATACACttttaacaataataaaataacctaTAACCTGCTGTAACCTATAACCTATAGCTATAATGACTTACAGCTAGTTCGCTTGTGAGAAGAACAGCATGCTAACATGTTAACTAAGTTGACATAAATATAATTTCCTCTCTAACAATTAtttatgttctttaaaaaacaaatatacattacatctgagtacttgtattaaaaaaaaatattctttcacttcctgtttcatTGGGGTATAAATATGAGGTGACACATGCCAAActcttttacatattaaaacagTAAGGTCAGAGAATACCTTTGCTCCCATGAAACAACAAACACTAGTACATGGAGTacacaaaatcaaaatataaCTGTTTGGCCACAGAAAAAGCACACTGGTGGATTTGTGTCAAAAGGCTATGCATGTGGTGGTAAATATGTGATGCCTTGTTCTGTCTTCATCCTGTTTAAGGCATCCCTGACTCTGTCTTTGATCCAGTGCCATTTAAAGTGCAGCTGCCTTTGCTAAGGGGAGCAAGCTGAGCCATCTTTGAAGCTCCCAATGTGATGATAATCCATATCATTCTACATTAAAATGGCTCACAAACTTCAACATCAATCAAGCTTTTAAAACGGTGTTCCCAGTATTCATGTGTAGATGAAATTAAAAACCTGAGTCCACAAGTGAGAAACAAATATGCTAAGGAGAGATATTTAGTATTCATTAgtggtttaatatttaatgctaAGTGTCCTTCCACTTGCTCCAGCAGGAGAACACTTTGTGCTGTTATGCCGGGAGGAGTATACAAAGTATGAGATTTAGTGGTGCTAAAAACtgtgaaatatatgtttttcttttatgcTAAAGGTCTTATTCTGAGCAGTGGTATTGCAATAaatttacttaattttcttAAGGTGCTTATTACAGAAACTTTTACTAATGACaaattaagtttaaaaacaTTCTCTGTAGCACACTTATTAACTCAGTCTCGGATATTAAAACAATTTGAAAtgatttgcattttcttttactaTAGCccttaacaaaaataatctaatagttcaaatacattttggaaaCCATTTACCGTTAGATAATAATTCATGAACTCAGGCTAGTAGGAGGGTGTGTATTTTTTGGTGGACGGTGTACCGTCAGCATCGGTATTGGCGGTAGTGGATAATAGCTAAATATTcgaaagatggaaaaaaaacaaatatatagtTTTGCAGTTAAAAGAGTTATTCAAAATAACGGCCAGCTCACCCCTTTCTTACTTTCACGCATGTCAGAGG
This region of Electrophorus electricus isolate fEleEle1 chromosome 2, fEleEle1.pri, whole genome shotgun sequence genomic DNA includes:
- the rpl26 gene encoding 60S ribosomal protein L26; translation: MKINPFVTSSRRKNRKRHFNAPSHIRRKIMSSPLSKELRQKYNVRSMPIRKDDEVQVVRGHYKGQQIGKVVQVYRKKYVIYIERVQREKANGTTVHVGIHPSKVVITRLKLDKDRKKILERKAKSRQDGKEKGKYKEETIEKMQE